A genomic stretch from Microbacterium proteolyticum includes:
- a CDS encoding ABC transporter ATP-binding protein — translation MSDTATATRTAVLRTDDLVAGYLPGVNILNGCTVDAYQGDLIGIIGPNGAGKSTLLKAIFGQVKIRGGAVLLNGEDITSLKADKLVGKGVGMVPQNNNVFPSLSIEENLQMGLFQRPKVFAERFEFVSGLFPELAKRRRQRAGSLSGGERQMVAMGRALMMDPSVLLLDEPSAGLSPVRQDETFLRVAEINRAGVTIIMVEQNARRCLQICHRAYVLDQGKDAYTGTGRELLTDPRVIELYLGTLAADEDAKRDGKEHGA, via the coding sequence ATGTCCGACACCGCAACCGCCACGCGCACCGCCGTGCTGCGCACCGACGACCTGGTCGCCGGCTACCTGCCCGGCGTGAACATCCTCAACGGCTGCACGGTCGACGCCTACCAGGGTGATCTGATCGGCATCATCGGCCCGAACGGCGCCGGCAAGTCGACGTTGCTGAAGGCGATCTTCGGCCAGGTGAAGATCCGCGGCGGCGCCGTGCTGCTCAACGGCGAGGACATCACCTCGCTCAAGGCCGACAAGCTCGTCGGCAAGGGCGTCGGCATGGTGCCGCAGAACAACAACGTGTTCCCCAGCCTGTCGATCGAGGAGAACCTGCAAATGGGGCTCTTCCAGCGCCCCAAGGTCTTCGCGGAGCGCTTCGAGTTCGTCTCGGGCCTGTTCCCCGAGCTGGCCAAGCGCCGCCGTCAGCGCGCTGGGTCACTGTCGGGCGGCGAGCGTCAGATGGTCGCCATGGGTCGCGCGCTCATGATGGACCCGTCGGTGCTGCTGCTCGACGAGCCCTCGGCCGGGCTCTCGCCCGTGCGTCAGGACGAGACGTTCCTGCGCGTGGCCGAGATCAACCGCGCCGGCGTGACCATCATCATGGTCGAGCAGAACGCGCGCCGCTGCCTGCAGATCTGCCACCGGGCATACGTGCTCGACCAGGGCAAGGACGCGTACACCGGCACGGGCCGCGAGCTGCTCACCGACCCCCGCGTCATCGAGCTGTACCTCGGCACCCTCGCCGCCGACGAAGACGCCAAGCGCGACGGCAAGGAGCACGGCGCCTGA